In one Cellulomonas sp. JZ18 genomic region, the following are encoded:
- a CDS encoding carbohydrate ABC transporter permease, whose amino-acid sequence MTEVRVRTEPAPATPVPAGTLADRTRALAAEAPATHRRSPWPGRVRSVLKHAGLIALAVAMIYPLIWLLVSSIKPTEIIFRDLSLIPAQTDFTNYTEGWNALGRPFGHYLMNSAIIVLGSLVGNLLACSMAAYAFARLEFRGRKLWFAIMLMSIMLPIHVIIVPQYILFSQVGWINTFWPLIVPKLLATDAFFVFLMVQFFRGIPRELDEAARLDGCGHGRIYARIMMPLALPALATTAIFTFIWTWNDFFSQLIFLTKPDMHTAPVALRTFLDSTGQSSWGPMFAMSIVSIIPVFLAFLFGQKYLVKGIATTGIK is encoded by the coding sequence ATGACTGAGGTCCGCGTGCGCACCGAACCGGCTCCCGCCACCCCCGTCCCGGCCGGCACCCTCGCCGACCGCACCCGGGCCCTCGCCGCCGAGGCCCCCGCGACCCACCGTCGCTCCCCGTGGCCCGGACGCGTCCGCTCCGTGCTCAAGCACGCCGGGCTGATCGCCCTCGCCGTGGCGATGATCTACCCGCTGATCTGGCTGCTCGTGAGCTCGATCAAGCCGACGGAGATCATCTTCCGCGACCTGTCGCTCATCCCGGCGCAGACCGACTTCACGAACTACACCGAGGGCTGGAACGCGCTCGGCCGGCCCTTCGGCCACTACCTGATGAACTCGGCGATCATCGTGCTCGGCTCGCTCGTCGGGAACCTCCTGGCCTGCTCGATGGCGGCCTACGCGTTCGCGCGGCTGGAGTTCCGCGGCCGCAAGCTGTGGTTCGCGATCATGCTCATGTCGATCATGCTGCCGATCCACGTGATCATCGTCCCGCAGTACATCCTGTTCTCGCAGGTGGGCTGGATCAACACGTTCTGGCCGCTCATCGTGCCGAAGCTGCTCGCCACGGACGCGTTCTTCGTGTTCCTCATGGTGCAGTTCTTCCGCGGCATCCCGCGGGAGCTCGACGAGGCCGCCCGCCTCGACGGCTGCGGCCACGGGCGCATCTACGCGCGCATCATGATGCCGCTCGCGCTGCCGGCCCTCGCGACCACCGCGATCTTCACGTTCATCTGGACCTGGAACGACTTCTTCAGCCAGCTGATCTTCCTCACCAAGCCGGACATGCACACCGCGCCCGTCGCGCTGCGCACGTTCCTGGACTCCACGGGCCAGAGCTCGTGGGGCCCCATGTTCGCGATGTCGATCGTCTCGATCATCCCGGTCTTCCTCGCCTTCCTGTTCGGCCAGAAGTACCTGGTCAAGGGCATCGCCACGACCGGCATCAAGTAG
- a CDS encoding DUF2945 domain-containing protein, translating into MRTGQKVSWNTSQGRTHGRTVERRTEDFEFDGQQFRASEDDPYWIVESEKSGKQAAHKQSSLTPDD; encoded by the coding sequence ATGCGGACGGGTCAGAAGGTCAGCTGGAACACGTCGCAGGGCCGCACCCACGGGCGGACCGTCGAGCGGCGGACCGAGGACTTCGAGTTCGACGGCCAGCAGTTCCGCGCGTCCGAGGACGACCCGTACTGGATCGTCGAGTCGGAGAAGAGCGGCAAGCAGGCGGCCCACAAGCAGTCCTCCCTGACCCCGGACGACTGA
- a CDS encoding alpha-hydroxy acid oxidase — protein sequence MTRRQLPKWSELAPLLQPKPLRLDPTRRALEDALTIADLRRVAKRRTPRSVFDYTDGAAEAEITLRRARRLFRDLELRPSILHDVSHVDTTTEYLGKPSALPFAFAPTGFTRMMHHEGERAVVRVAERRDIPYALSTMGTTSIEDVAAEAPDARKWFQLYVWKDRGAGEDLMARAKAAGYEALMLTVDVPVAGARLRDTRNGFSIPPALTVKTVLDAGMHPAWWINLLTTEPLTFASLNSWGGTVADLLDKLFDPTMTIADLEWLRASWDGPLIIKGVQTVEDARRVTDAGADAVVLSNHGGRQLDKAPVPLRLLPDVVDAVGDRTEVWVDTGITNGSDVVAALALGAKATLVGRAYLYGLMAGGERGVDRAVEILGREVRRTMALLGVNDVSQLGERHVRLP from the coding sequence ATGACCCGCCGACAGCTCCCGAAGTGGTCCGAGCTGGCGCCGCTCCTGCAGCCCAAGCCGCTGCGGCTCGACCCCACCCGGCGGGCGCTGGAGGACGCGCTCACCATCGCCGACCTGCGTCGCGTCGCCAAGCGTCGCACGCCCCGCTCGGTGTTCGACTACACCGACGGCGCCGCCGAGGCCGAGATCACCCTGCGCCGCGCGCGCCGCCTCTTCCGCGACCTGGAGCTGCGCCCGTCGATCCTGCACGACGTGTCGCACGTGGACACCACGACGGAGTACCTGGGCAAGCCGTCGGCGCTGCCGTTCGCGTTCGCGCCCACCGGGTTCACGCGGATGATGCACCACGAGGGCGAGCGGGCCGTCGTGCGCGTCGCCGAGCGCCGTGACATCCCCTACGCGCTGTCGACCATGGGCACGACGTCCATCGAGGACGTCGCCGCAGAGGCCCCCGACGCGCGCAAGTGGTTCCAGCTCTACGTGTGGAAGGACCGCGGCGCCGGCGAGGACCTCATGGCCCGCGCCAAGGCCGCCGGGTACGAGGCGCTCATGCTCACGGTCGACGTCCCGGTGGCGGGCGCCCGCCTGCGCGACACCCGCAACGGCTTCTCGATCCCGCCGGCCCTGACCGTGAAGACCGTGCTCGACGCCGGCATGCACCCCGCCTGGTGGATCAACCTGCTCACGACCGAGCCGCTCACGTTCGCCTCGCTGAACTCGTGGGGCGGGACGGTCGCCGACCTGCTCGACAAGCTGTTCGACCCCACCATGACGATCGCGGACCTCGAGTGGCTGCGCGCGTCGTGGGACGGGCCCCTCATCATCAAGGGCGTCCAGACCGTCGAGGACGCGCGCCGCGTGACCGACGCGGGCGCCGACGCGGTCGTGCTGTCGAACCACGGCGGCCGCCAGCTCGACAAGGCGCCCGTGCCGCTGCGCCTGCTGCCGGACGTCGTCGACGCCGTCGGGGACCGCACGGAGGTGTGGGTCGACACCGGCATCACCAACGGGTCCGACGTCGTCGCGGCGCTCGCGCTCGGCGCGAAGGCGACGCTGGTCGGGCGCGCCTACCTGTACGGGCTCATGGCGGGCGGCGAGCGCGGCGTCGACCGCGCCGTCGAGATCCTCGGCCGCGAGGTGCGCCGGACCATGGCCCTGCTGGGGGTCAACGACGTCAGCCAGCTCGGCGAGCGGCACGTCCGCCTGCCCTGA
- a CDS encoding cellulose binding domain-containing protein, which translates to MRPIRAAAATAALATAVAGLALAPAAQAAPGCRVTYTVTNQWGGGFGADVRVENLGDALDGWTLTWDFAAGQTVTQAWNAVATQSGRTVTARNASYNAALPTGGSVGFGFNGSWSGSNPVPAAFGLNGTACTGAVAPTSSPTTSPTSSPTSSPTASPTATPTPQPTTVPNPAPTTPTAGAKQLEDLDRGLVSVRSGSGNLVQWRLLGYEDRATGFHVYRDGTRITSSPVTGSTNHLDAGAPAGARYTVRAVVGGVEQAASAPSLTFANGYLDVPVSRPSADHVINDGSVGDLDGDGDLDVVLKWDPTNAKDNSQSGTTGHVYLDGLRLDGTRLWRIDLGRNIRAGAHYTQFQVYDYDGDGVAEVAVKTADGTRSGTGQVIGNASADHRNGDGYVLSGPEYLTVFRGDTGAIAATTDYVPPRGTVSSWGDSYGNRVDRFLAGTAYLDGQRPSIVMARGYYTRAVVAAWDYRDGRLTRRWTFDSNASGNGGYAGQGNHSLSVADVDADGRDEILYGAAAIDDDGRGLWTNGTGHGDAGHVGDLVPSRPGLEYFKVTESTNQPNMWVADARTGQTLWRSPSGADNGRGVAGDVFAGSPGAEAWSNAEPDLRNAATGAAVGRKPSSANFLAWWDGDPVRELLDQTRIDKYGTGGDTRLLTGSGVRANNGTKATPVISGDILGDWREEVVWARSDEAALRIYATPHPTSLRVPTLLHDPMYRVALAWQNTAYNQPPHPSFFLGDPFTAPPQQRLYVR; encoded by the coding sequence ATGAGACCGATCCGAGCCGCTGCCGCCACAGCGGCCCTCGCGACCGCCGTGGCCGGGCTCGCGCTGGCGCCCGCCGCGCAGGCAGCACCGGGCTGCCGCGTCACGTACACCGTGACGAACCAGTGGGGCGGCGGCTTCGGCGCCGACGTCCGCGTCGAGAACCTCGGCGACGCGCTGGACGGCTGGACGCTGACGTGGGACTTCGCCGCCGGGCAGACCGTGACGCAGGCGTGGAACGCGGTCGCGACGCAGTCCGGACGCACCGTGACGGCCCGCAACGCGTCGTACAACGCCGCCCTCCCCACCGGCGGCAGCGTCGGGTTCGGGTTCAACGGCAGCTGGTCCGGCTCCAACCCCGTGCCGGCGGCGTTCGGGCTGAACGGCACGGCGTGCACCGGCGCCGTCGCCCCGACGTCGTCGCCGACCACGAGCCCGACGTCCTCCCCGACGTCGTCCCCGACCGCGTCGCCCACCGCGACCCCCACCCCGCAGCCGACCACCGTGCCGAACCCCGCACCCACGACCCCGACCGCCGGTGCCAAGCAGCTCGAGGACCTCGACCGCGGCCTCGTCTCGGTGCGCTCCGGCAGCGGCAACCTCGTGCAGTGGCGCCTGCTCGGGTACGAGGACCGGGCGACGGGCTTCCACGTGTACCGCGACGGCACGCGCATCACGTCGTCCCCGGTCACCGGCTCGACGAACCACCTCGACGCGGGCGCACCCGCCGGTGCCCGCTACACGGTCCGTGCCGTCGTCGGTGGCGTCGAGCAGGCGGCGTCCGCACCGTCGCTGACGTTCGCGAACGGCTACCTCGACGTGCCGGTCTCCCGTCCGTCGGCGGACCACGTCATCAACGACGGGAGCGTCGGTGACCTCGACGGCGACGGCGACCTCGACGTCGTCCTCAAGTGGGACCCGACGAACGCCAAGGACAACAGCCAGTCCGGCACCACGGGCCACGTCTACCTCGACGGCCTGCGCCTGGACGGCACCCGGCTGTGGCGCATCGACCTCGGTCGCAACATCCGCGCCGGCGCGCACTACACGCAGTTCCAGGTGTACGACTACGACGGCGACGGCGTCGCCGAGGTCGCGGTGAAGACGGCCGACGGCACCCGCTCGGGCACCGGGCAGGTCATCGGCAACGCGTCCGCCGACCACCGCAACGGTGACGGCTACGTGCTGTCCGGCCCGGAGTACCTCACGGTGTTCCGCGGGGACACCGGTGCGATCGCGGCCACCACCGACTACGTCCCGCCGCGCGGCACCGTCAGCAGCTGGGGCGACAGCTACGGCAACCGCGTCGACCGGTTCCTCGCCGGCACCGCGTACCTGGACGGGCAGCGTCCGTCGATCGTCATGGCGCGCGGCTACTACACGCGGGCCGTCGTCGCGGCGTGGGACTACCGCGACGGGCGGCTGACCCGCCGGTGGACGTTCGACTCGAACGCGTCCGGCAACGGCGGGTACGCGGGCCAGGGCAACCACTCGCTGTCCGTGGCGGACGTCGACGCGGACGGCCGCGACGAGATCCTGTACGGCGCCGCGGCGATCGACGACGACGGGCGCGGGCTGTGGACCAACGGCACCGGGCACGGCGACGCCGGGCACGTGGGCGACCTCGTCCCGTCGCGCCCCGGGCTGGAGTACTTCAAGGTCACCGAGTCGACGAACCAGCCGAACATGTGGGTCGCGGACGCCCGCACGGGGCAGACGCTGTGGCGCTCGCCGTCCGGCGCGGACAACGGCCGGGGCGTCGCCGGCGACGTGTTCGCGGGCAGCCCGGGCGCCGAGGCCTGGTCGAACGCCGAGCCGGACCTGCGCAACGCCGCGACGGGCGCGGCGGTGGGCCGCAAGCCGTCGTCGGCGAACTTCCTCGCCTGGTGGGACGGCGACCCGGTGCGCGAGCTGCTCGACCAGACGCGCATCGACAAGTACGGCACGGGCGGGGACACGCGGCTGCTCACCGGGTCGGGCGTGCGGGCCAACAACGGCACGAAGGCGACGCCGGTGATCTCGGGCGACATCCTCGGCGACTGGCGCGAGGAGGTCGTCTGGGCGCGGTCGGACGAGGCGGCGCTGCGCATCTACGCGACGCCGCACCCGACGTCGCTGCGGGTGCCGACGCTCCTGCACGACCCGATGTACCGCGTCGCGCTGGCCTGGCAGAACACCGCCTACAACCAGCCGCCGCACCCGTCATTCTTCCTCGGCGACCCGTTCACCGCACCGCCGCAGCAGCGGCTCTACGTGCGCTGA
- a CDS encoding DUF6807 family protein — MTTERPQTRLPRAAATIAEVATAAGVSRATVSRVMNGRDTVDAALAARVREVAARLHYRPSTVARSLSLGRTETVAVVVPDLANPMFQQVLRGVTGAAGEAGYRVLVADTAEHAGDEERVVLDARTRCDALVLVSPRMPERALRALLPQVRPAVVVNRAPDGTTPTLEIDYADGIAQIVDHLLGLGHRHLLYLAGPPESASHLRRLEALRAAAAHRAGVRLSEMPAGATVEAGYAVAQDVLAARPTAVVAYNDLVAFGLLARLNELGVAVPGDLSIVGFDDVELARFATPSLTTAAVPQAELGRLAWEHLRPVLAGGDPVQDPAPIRPTLAVRASTGPVPPSVRLARATDDGVPRADTAPLRDVAWRLQDGVPAAEATAELVGESTATHVGELPLARYVTGADLPPVHAPRPYLHPVHTAAGNALTDVSPVDHRHHYGMSFAVPVVNGTSYWGGRTFLRDEGPTLLPNHGRQVPRTRRAAGAALVEDVLWLDEGGEPLLREDRTLEAHPWGDARAWVLRWSSTLHAEHGDLRIESPATNGRPNAGYGGLFWRLAAADTTSVLGEGLAGEQAVHGSRSPWLAFVQRRELASTTLLLVQPPEQVRPWFVRVAEYPGAGPALAWDAVTHVPAGGTLEAGLAAVLVDRALGADEAAELAVRAWA, encoded by the coding sequence GTGACGACAGAACGGCCGCAGACACGCCTGCCCCGCGCCGCGGCGACCATCGCCGAGGTCGCGACGGCCGCGGGCGTGTCCCGCGCGACGGTCTCGCGCGTGATGAACGGCCGCGACACCGTCGACGCCGCGCTCGCCGCCCGCGTGCGGGAGGTCGCCGCCCGCCTGCACTACCGCCCCAGCACCGTCGCGCGCAGCCTGTCCCTCGGACGCACCGAGACCGTCGCCGTCGTCGTGCCCGACCTCGCGAACCCGATGTTCCAGCAGGTGCTCCGCGGCGTCACCGGGGCGGCCGGCGAGGCCGGCTACCGCGTCCTGGTGGCCGACACCGCCGAGCACGCGGGCGACGAGGAGCGCGTCGTCCTCGACGCCCGCACCCGCTGCGACGCGCTCGTCCTCGTCTCGCCGCGCATGCCCGAGCGCGCGCTGCGCGCCCTGCTGCCCCAGGTGCGCCCGGCCGTCGTCGTCAACCGCGCACCCGACGGCACGACGCCCACGCTCGAGATCGACTACGCCGACGGCATCGCGCAGATCGTCGACCACCTGCTCGGCCTCGGCCACCGGCACCTGCTCTACCTGGCCGGCCCGCCGGAGAGCGCGTCCCACCTGCGCCGCCTCGAGGCGCTGCGCGCCGCCGCCGCCCACCGGGCCGGCGTCCGCCTGTCGGAGATGCCCGCCGGCGCCACCGTCGAGGCCGGGTACGCCGTCGCCCAGGACGTGCTCGCCGCACGTCCCACCGCGGTGGTGGCCTACAACGACCTCGTCGCGTTCGGCCTGCTCGCCCGGCTCAACGAGCTGGGCGTCGCCGTGCCCGGCGACCTGTCCATCGTCGGGTTCGACGACGTCGAGCTCGCCCGCTTCGCGACGCCGTCGCTGACGACGGCCGCCGTGCCCCAGGCCGAGCTGGGACGGCTGGCGTGGGAGCACCTGCGCCCCGTCCTGGCGGGAGGAGACCCCGTGCAGGACCCCGCCCCGATCCGACCGACCCTCGCCGTGCGCGCCAGCACCGGCCCCGTGCCGCCGTCCGTCCGCCTCGCGCGGGCCACCGACGACGGCGTGCCGCGCGCCGACACCGCACCCCTGCGCGACGTCGCGTGGCGCCTGCAGGACGGCGTCCCCGCCGCCGAGGCCACCGCCGAGCTGGTCGGGGAGTCGACCGCCACGCACGTCGGCGAGCTGCCGCTCGCGCGGTACGTCACCGGTGCCGACCTGCCGCCCGTGCACGCGCCGCGCCCGTACCTGCACCCCGTGCACACGGCCGCCGGGAACGCGCTCACCGACGTGAGCCCCGTCGACCACCGGCACCACTACGGGATGTCGTTCGCCGTGCCCGTCGTCAACGGCACGTCCTACTGGGGCGGGCGCACGTTTCTGCGCGACGAGGGCCCGACGCTGCTGCCCAACCACGGCCGGCAGGTGCCGCGCACGCGGCGTGCGGCGGGGGCGGCGCTCGTGGAGGACGTCCTCTGGCTCGACGAGGGCGGCGAGCCCCTGCTGCGCGAGGACCGCACCCTGGAGGCGCACCCGTGGGGCGACGCGCGGGCGTGGGTGCTGCGCTGGTCGAGCACCCTGCACGCCGAGCACGGCGACCTGCGGATCGAGAGCCCCGCCACGAACGGGCGTCCCAACGCCGGGTACGGCGGCCTGTTCTGGCGGCTCGCCGCGGCGGACACCACCTCGGTCCTCGGTGAGGGGCTCGCCGGGGAGCAGGCGGTGCACGGGTCGCGCTCGCCGTGGCTGGCCTTCGTGCAGCGGCGCGAGCTGGCGTCGACGACCCTGCTGCTCGTGCAACCGCCCGAGCAGGTGCGGCCGTGGTTCGTCCGCGTCGCCGAGTACCCGGGGGCCGGACCGGCGCTGGCGTGGGACGCGGTGACGCACGTCCCCGCCGGCGGGACGCTCGAGGCCGGCCTCGCGGCCGTGCTGGTGGACCGGGCGCTGGGCGCCGACGAGGCGGCGGAGCTGGCGGTGCGGGCATGGGCGTGA
- a CDS encoding Gfo/Idh/MocA family protein: MGVTESPRVAVVGVHGHGASHLRTVRGLAAAGRARLSAVVDPRPVAGTALTEAEAGAPGPLVPADARWYPDLDALLREAPPDVVVLATPIHTHLPLASAALRAGCDVLLEKPTVASLDEHAALLDVVRETGHRCQVGFQTFGSGAADELARLVASGELGEVTTVGAVGTWVRTRAYYARSAWAGRRVLDGVPVVDGVVTNPLAHAVATALRVAGATRVEDVASVDVELFRAHPIEADDTSSVVVRAADGRTVAAGLTVCARERTPAVVVVRGTEGEATLRYEADELDVRTPRGARTIRTGRRDLLTDLLDARRDPAARLRCDVADTGAFMAVLDAVRAAPDPRPVPEDLVTWVGEGVDAHPVVADVEAWCAAVADRGEGFAAVGAPWALPVPSATA, from the coding sequence ATGGGCGTGACCGAGTCGCCGCGCGTCGCCGTCGTCGGGGTCCACGGGCACGGGGCGTCGCACCTGCGGACCGTGCGCGGGCTCGCCGCCGCCGGACGGGCGCGGCTGTCCGCCGTCGTCGACCCGCGGCCCGTCGCCGGCACCGCGCTGACCGAGGCCGAGGCCGGTGCGCCCGGGCCCCTCGTCCCCGCCGACGCGCGCTGGTACCCGGACCTCGACGCGCTGCTGCGGGAGGCCCCGCCGGACGTCGTCGTGCTCGCCACGCCCATCCACACGCACCTGCCGCTCGCGTCGGCCGCCCTGCGCGCCGGCTGCGACGTGCTGCTCGAGAAGCCCACGGTGGCCTCGCTCGACGAGCACGCGGCGCTGCTCGACGTGGTGCGCGAGACGGGCCACCGCTGCCAGGTCGGGTTCCAGACGTTCGGCTCCGGGGCCGCCGACGAGCTCGCGCGGCTCGTCGCGTCCGGCGAGCTCGGCGAGGTGACGACCGTCGGCGCCGTCGGGACCTGGGTGCGCACGCGCGCCTACTACGCGCGCTCCGCGTGGGCGGGGCGGCGCGTGCTCGACGGCGTGCCCGTCGTCGACGGGGTCGTGACGAACCCCCTCGCGCACGCGGTCGCGACCGCGCTGCGGGTCGCGGGGGCGACGCGGGTCGAGGACGTCGCGTCCGTCGACGTCGAGCTGTTCCGCGCCCACCCGATCGAGGCGGACGACACGTCGTCCGTCGTGGTGCGCGCCGCGGACGGCCGGACGGTCGCCGCCGGGCTCACCGTGTGCGCGCGCGAGCGGACGCCGGCCGTCGTCGTCGTGCGCGGCACCGAGGGTGAGGCGACCCTGCGGTACGAGGCCGACGAGCTCGACGTCCGCACGCCGCGCGGCGCTCGGACGATCCGCACCGGCCGTCGTGACCTGCTCACCGACCTGCTCGACGCGCGCCGCGACCCGGCCGCCCGCCTGCGCTGCGACGTCGCCGACACGGGGGCGTTCATGGCGGTGCTCGATGCGGTCCGCGCGGCCCCCGACCCGCGCCCGGTGCCCGAGGACCTGGTCACGTGGGTGGGCGAGGGCGTCGACGCGCACCCCGTGGTCGCGGACGTCGAGGCGTGGTGCGCCGCCGTCGCCGACCGGGGCGAGGGCTTCGCCGCGGTCGGAGCCCCCTGGGCGCTCCCGGTCCCGTCCGCGACGGCCTGA
- a CDS encoding carbohydrate ABC transporter permease translates to MSVVSELRRTARSGPSRAPGRAPLRRGDGRAAAVFLAPWFAGLLLVTVGPMVASAYLSFTDYSLLSTPEWIGLDNFARMLEDTRLHNSLRVTFTYVLVGVPLQLVAALGLALLLDRGMRGLPFYRSVFYLPSLLGGSVAIAILWRQVFGVEGLVNAFLAFFNVPGRGWVSDPDTALWTLVLLHVWTFGAPMIIFLAGLRQIPTMYYEAASIDGAGRVRQFLHITLPLLTPIVFFNLVLQVIGAFQSFTQAFVVSGGTGGPADSTMFYTLYLYQRGFTAFDMGYASAMAWLLVLIVAALTAINFFASKFWVFYDD, encoded by the coding sequence ATGTCCGTGGTCTCCGAGCTGCGCCGCACGGCGCGCTCAGGCCCGAGCCGCGCCCCCGGGCGCGCGCCCCTGCGCCGCGGTGACGGACGCGCCGCCGCCGTCTTCCTCGCCCCCTGGTTCGCCGGCCTGCTGCTCGTCACGGTCGGCCCCATGGTGGCGTCCGCCTACCTGTCCTTCACGGACTACAGCCTGCTGTCGACACCCGAGTGGATCGGCCTCGACAACTTCGCGCGGATGCTCGAGGACACGCGCCTGCACAACTCCCTGCGGGTCACGTTCACCTACGTGCTCGTCGGCGTGCCGCTGCAGCTCGTGGCGGCCCTGGGCCTGGCGCTGCTGCTCGACCGCGGCATGCGCGGCCTGCCGTTCTACCGGTCGGTGTTCTACCTGCCGTCGCTGCTCGGCGGGTCGGTCGCGATCGCGATCCTGTGGCGGCAGGTGTTCGGCGTCGAGGGCCTGGTGAACGCGTTCCTGGCGTTCTTCAACGTGCCCGGCCGCGGCTGGGTCTCCGACCCCGACACCGCGCTGTGGACCCTCGTGCTGCTGCACGTGTGGACGTTCGGCGCGCCGATGATCATCTTCCTCGCCGGTCTGCGGCAGATCCCCACGATGTACTACGAGGCCGCGTCGATCGACGGCGCCGGGCGCGTGCGGCAGTTCCTCCACATCACGCTGCCGCTGCTCACGCCGATCGTGTTCTTCAACCTCGTGCTGCAGGTGATCGGCGCGTTCCAGTCGTTCACGCAGGCGTTCGTCGTCTCGGGCGGGACCGGTGGTCCGGCGGACTCGACGATGTTCTACACGCTCTACCTCTACCAGCGCGGTTTCACCGCCTTCGACATGGGGTACGCGTCCGCGATGGCGTGGCTCCTCGTGCTCATCGTCGCCGCCCTGACGGCGATCAACTTCTTCGCCTCCAAGTTCTGGGTCTTCTACGATGACTGA
- a CDS encoding ABC transporter substrate-binding protein, with the protein MRTPTPRRRHRFRTGALLAVGALVLTACAGNSGGDAGGGSTGGGDSDEPVTIRWSWWGSDSRHALTQEVIAAFEEKYPHITVEADYTDWTSYFDKLAVGVAGGDAPDVITQEERFLADYASRGVLADINELDVDTSKIDDNVLASGTIDDKLYGVASGVNVYSVVADPQAFADAGVEMPDDTTWTWDDYVEIANEISTKSGGTIRGAQDYGFNEPGFSIFARQRGEQLYTEDGTLGFEPETMAEWWQHSLDLQAGGGTPDAATSVEVDAGGPEQSLIGTNKGAMAWFWSNQLSAIQSASGRPLQLLRVPGESEGERTGMYFKPAMYYSISARSEHPEAAAQLVDFLLNDEAAGEILLSDRGLPANTDVRAAVQDKFGETDKLAAEFLADLEDEIVDGPAVPPVGAGEVAEIIRRVNQEVLFGSLTPQAAAERFVQEVEAAIGS; encoded by the coding sequence ATGCGCACCCCCACCCCGCGTCGACGCCACCGCTTCCGCACCGGAGCGCTCCTGGCCGTCGGAGCCCTCGTCCTCACGGCCTGCGCCGGCAACTCCGGCGGCGACGCCGGCGGCGGCTCCACGGGCGGCGGCGACTCCGACGAGCCCGTCACGATCCGCTGGTCGTGGTGGGGCTCCGACAGCCGGCACGCGCTGACCCAGGAGGTCATCGCCGCGTTCGAGGAGAAGTACCCGCACATCACGGTCGAGGCCGACTACACCGACTGGACGAGCTACTTCGACAAGCTCGCGGTCGGCGTCGCGGGCGGCGACGCCCCGGACGTCATCACGCAGGAGGAGCGGTTCCTCGCCGACTACGCCTCGCGCGGCGTCCTGGCCGACATCAACGAGCTCGACGTCGACACCTCGAAGATCGACGACAACGTGCTCGCCTCGGGCACCATCGACGACAAGCTGTACGGCGTCGCCAGCGGCGTGAACGTCTACTCGGTCGTCGCCGACCCGCAGGCGTTCGCCGACGCCGGCGTCGAGATGCCGGACGACACGACGTGGACGTGGGACGACTACGTCGAGATCGCCAACGAGATCAGCACGAAGAGCGGCGGCACGATCCGCGGCGCCCAGGACTACGGCTTCAACGAGCCGGGCTTCTCGATCTTCGCCCGCCAGCGCGGCGAGCAGCTCTACACCGAGGACGGCACGCTCGGCTTCGAGCCGGAGACGATGGCCGAGTGGTGGCAGCACTCGCTCGACCTGCAGGCCGGCGGCGGCACGCCGGACGCGGCCACGTCGGTCGAGGTCGACGCCGGCGGTCCGGAGCAGTCGCTCATCGGCACGAACAAGGGCGCGATGGCGTGGTTCTGGTCGAACCAGCTCAGCGCGATCCAGAGCGCGTCGGGCCGTCCGCTGCAGCTGCTGCGGGTGCCCGGCGAGTCCGAGGGCGAGCGCACCGGCATGTACTTCAAGCCGGCCATGTACTACTCGATCTCGGCGCGCTCGGAGCACCCGGAGGCGGCGGCGCAGCTCGTCGACTTCCTGCTCAACGACGAGGCGGCCGGCGAGATCCTGCTGTCCGACCGCGGTCTGCCCGCCAACACCGACGTCCGCGCCGCGGTGCAGGACAAGTTCGGCGAGACCGACAAGCTCGCCGCCGAGTTCCTCGCGGACCTCGAGGACGAGATCGTCGACGGCCCGGCCGTGCCGCCCGTCGGCGCCGGTGAGGTCGCGGAGATCATCCGCCGCGTCAACCAGGAGGTCCTGTTCGGGTCGCTGACCCCGCAGGCCGCCGCCGAGCGGTTCGTCCAGGAGGTCGAGGCCGCGATCGGCAGCTGA